The following proteins are co-located in the Citrobacter freundii ATCC 8090 = MTCC 1658 = NBRC 12681 genome:
- the clcB gene encoding voltage-gated ClC-type chloride channel ClcB has product MHHLHAYPDLRAMFRRLLIAALIGVLAALAVAGFRHAMLLLEWLFLSNNTGSLVNAATNLSPLRRMLTPALGGLAAGLLLWGWQKFNRLRPQAPTDYMEALQTDGQFDVSASLVKSLASLLVVASGSAIGREGAMILLAALAASCFAQRFTPRTEWKLWIACGAAAGMAGAYHAPLAGSLFIAEVLFGTLILASLGPVVVSAVVALLTTNLLSDSNALLYTVHLSRELHTLEYVMIVSTGLAAGFCGPLFMWLMTTSHNGFLRLKLSPPWQLALGGLIVGLLSLLTPAVWGNGYSVVQSYLLSPPLLAVVSGIFICKLLAVLASSGSGAPGGVFTPTLFVGLSVGMLLGQVWGLWLPGSDEIAILLGLTGMATLLAATTHAPIMSTLMVCEMTGEYRLLPGLLIACVLASVLSRTLRHDSIYRQHAAEH; this is encoded by the coding sequence ATGCATCATTTACATGCTTATCCTGACCTGCGCGCCATGTTCCGCCGTCTGCTGATCGCCGCGTTGATTGGCGTCCTTGCTGCGCTGGCCGTCGCAGGATTTCGTCATGCCATGCTGCTTCTCGAATGGTTGTTTCTGAGCAATAACACGGGGAGTCTGGTCAACGCTGCGACAAACCTTTCGCCTTTAAGGCGTATGCTGACACCTGCACTCGGCGGTCTGGCGGCTGGATTACTACTGTGGGGCTGGCAAAAATTTAACCGTTTACGCCCACAGGCTCCCACCGATTATATGGAAGCTCTACAAACCGACGGACAATTTGACGTCAGTGCCAGCCTGGTGAAATCGCTGGCCTCGTTACTGGTTGTCGCCAGCGGGAGCGCTATCGGACGCGAAGGTGCCATGATTTTACTGGCGGCGCTGGCGGCTTCCTGCTTTGCTCAACGCTTTACCCCACGTACAGAATGGAAGTTATGGATTGCCTGCGGCGCCGCAGCGGGTATGGCCGGAGCCTATCATGCCCCGCTGGCGGGCAGTTTATTTATTGCCGAAGTGTTGTTTGGCACGCTGATCCTCGCATCACTGGGACCGGTAGTGGTGTCCGCCGTAGTCGCATTACTCACCACCAATCTGCTTAGCGACAGCAATGCGCTGCTGTATACCGTTCACCTGTCTCGGGAATTGCATACTCTGGAATACGTTATGATTGTCAGCACCGGTCTGGCTGCTGGCTTCTGCGGACCGCTCTTCATGTGGCTGATGACCACCAGCCATAATGGTTTTTTGCGCTTAAAACTCTCGCCGCCGTGGCAACTGGCGCTTGGTGGGTTGATCGTTGGCCTGCTTTCATTGCTCACGCCTGCAGTCTGGGGTAATGGCTACAGCGTGGTGCAGTCATATTTACTTTCGCCACCGCTGCTGGCCGTAGTTAGCGGGATTTTTATCTGCAAATTACTGGCGGTGCTTGCCAGCAGTGGATCCGGTGCGCCAGGTGGCGTGTTTACGCCAACGCTGTTTGTCGGCTTGTCGGTGGGCATGCTGCTGGGTCAGGTATGGGGATTATGGCTTCCGGGCTCGGATGAAATTGCTATTTTGCTGGGCTTAACGGGGATGGCCACGCTGCTGGCGGCTACCACGCATGCACCAATAATGTCGACCTTGATGGTTTGTGAAATGACCGGGGAGTATCGCCTGCTCCCCGGATTACTGATTGCCTGTGTCCTGGCGTCGGTGCTGTCGCGTACGTTACGCCACGACTCTATCTACCGACAGCACGCTGCCGAGCATTGA